The genomic segment AGGCAACATAGGAAGAGAAATCGCTTGTATGaagatgatggtgttgaaaagTTGTCTAAACAGATTGGAGATGTAGAACTTGTAATTCAAAGCCTCAgtaaaaatcaacttgatgttaatgcgCTGTATACGAaagtgatgaaaattgaaggctTTGATGAGATCACTCCTGGGGATGCATTTGATCACGTGGTCCAAAATGAAATATTGATAAAAGcatttatgacaaaaaaaatgttaatttgaggaaaatttgGGTTCAGAATTTTGTGAACCAACATTACTACAAGCCTATTTGCTAAGATGATTTGACTATGATAAAAAActatatgtttgttatttgacaagtatgtttacttgtttaatttGGTCTAgcatttttatgtttgttaatttgaactaatatgtatatatatgacatcaaaatttaatatttatgcatgactatgtttgatgttagatatttatatttatttcttgatgctTATTTGATGtatattaaagggatattaAAAGGATAATTGCCTATAcccgttaaaaaaaaatctttatccaaaaaacccattaaaatatttttgtatttatttatctttttaaaaaatattcatacaaaaaaaatccaaatatctaactcttattataaactaatttggctttcttcatatgaaaaaaaacatattttaagcttttaaaattgaaaaaaaagattaataggttttatttatgaaaaatttcacaaggttatatctctataatattatatgacgtatatagttatattttataaaataagctaatatatgaatataagatataataaaaaaattcatcattatattttttagattttattcttttattgtaagtgattaaatatttatattaaatatttttcatatattagataaatttgaaaaaaaattaattcattaataaattattttccagttcattttccataatataaccaaatactggaaagcATTTTATAGTTCATTTTACATTACACtactaaatatcaaaaaatacttttctggaatttacttttcaaaaaaaattattttcctacAACCAAATAGAGCCTAAgacattgattattttaatctaatatttgaaatctttttttaattaaaacttaattttatatatataggcatACATTAAAAATTCCCTATTATACTCACTCAACAGCCCAGGCCTAGTATCTTAATTCGCAGGTAACCTTCACTCAAAAGGTCAAAACCTTACCTCCTCCACAAGCAACATAAACAAGCGGGGTTTCTTCAACCTCCAAAAAAACCCCCATCGTCTGGGGTCCGCTTTCAGATCACTCAAATCAACCTCATAACCTCCAAATTCCATTCCAATGGTAGACGGCTTCGAAGTAGGTGCCGTCCATTTCAACTCCGAAGGCTGGGGTCCGCCGGACGCCACCGTCACCCCAACCACCACCTCCACACTCCCTCTCAACGTCCCCTACGCTCCCTTCTCTCGCTTCGAAAAGCTCGGCCAAATCGCTGATTTCACTCCCATTCTTAACCCAGGCTCCGGTCAAGGCGGTGGTGGTGGCCGCAAAAGCGCTGCATCCGACTCCGTCTTCGACTTCACTGCCGATGATTCCTTCCCCTCTGGCGCTGACAACGACTCCACTTTTCGTCTCGTTGACGGGAAGCCACCTCCAAGGCCGAAGTTTGGACCCAAGTGGCGGTTTAACCAGCACCACCGACCTCAGCTCCCGCAACGTCGCGATGAGGAAGTAGAGGCAAAGAAGCGGGAGGCGGAGAAAGAGAGGGCACGTAGGGATCGACTTTATTATCTTAACCGGTCCAACCAGAATCAGCAGCGTAGGGAAGCGGCTGTGTTTAAGAGTTCTGTGGAAATCCAGACGGAATGGAATATGCTTGATAAGATTCCGTTTAGCATATTTACGAAACTGTCCTTCTCAGTCTCAGAACCGGAGGATATGATTTTATGTGGTGGGCTAGAGTTTTACGATAAGAGTTTTGATAGAATTACCCCGAAGGCGGAACGGAGATTGGAAAGGTTTAAGAATAGGAATTTCTTTAAGGTAACTACTACTGATGATCCTGTTATTAGAAGATTAGCTAATGAAGATAAAGCTACTGTTTTTGCTACTGACAATATTTTAGCTACATTAATGTGTGCAACCCGGTCTGTTTATTCGTGGGATATCGTGGTTCAAAGGGTAGGAAATAAGTTGTTTTTTGATAAAAGAGATGGGTCTCAGCTTGATTTGTTGTCAGTTCATGAGACGTCACAGGAGCCTTTACCCGAGGCCAAGGATGATATAAATTCGGCATATTCATTGAGTGTTGAGGCTGCTTATATTAATCAGAACTTCTCGCAGCAAGTTTTGTTTAGGGATGGGAATAAGGTTTCGTTTGATGAGCCTAACCCCTTTGCCAATGAAGGGGAGGAGGTTGCATCTGTGGCTTATAGGTATAGGAGGTGGAAATTGGATGATGACATGTATCTTGTTGCAAGGTGTGAGGTGCAGAGTGTTGTTGAGGTTAATAAGGAAAGGTCGTTTTTGACGTTGAATGCTCTTAATGAGTTTGATCCTAAGTATTCTGGTGTTGATTGGAGGCAGAAGTTGG from the Populus nigra chromosome 9, ddPopNigr1.1, whole genome shotgun sequence genome contains:
- the LOC133703175 gene encoding eukaryotic translation initiation factor 3 subunit D-like, whose translation is MVDGFEVGAVHFNSEGWGPPDATVTPTTTSTLPLNVPYAPFSRFEKLGQIADFTPILNPGSGQGGGGGRKSAASDSVFDFTADDSFPSGADNDSTFRLVDGKPPPRPKFGPKWRFNQHHRPQLPQRRDEEVEAKKREAEKERARRDRLYYLNRSNQNQQRREAAVFKSSVEIQTEWNMLDKIPFSIFTKLSFSVSEPEDMILCGGLEFYDKSFDRITPKAERRLERFKNRNFFKVTTTDDPVIRRLANEDKATVFATDNILATLMCATRSVYSWDIVVQRVGNKLFFDKRDGSQLDLLSVHETSQEPLPEAKDDINSAYSLSVEAAYINQNFSQQVLFRDGNKVSFDEPNPFANEGEEVASVAYRYRRWKLDDDMYLVARCEVQSVVEVNKERSFLTLNALNEFDPKYSGVDWRQKLETQRGAVLATELKNNANKLAKWTAQALLANADMMKLGYVSRVHPRDHFNHVILAVVGYKPRDFASQINLNTSNMWGIVKSIVDLCMKLNEGKYVLVKDPSKPQVRIYEVPADAFENDYVEEPLPEEEQAQPPEENAENTEANGVTNDVEDKEIGAQA